In Novosphingobium sp. 9U, one DNA window encodes the following:
- a CDS encoding DUF3008 family protein, translated as MPAKSAAQQKAAGAALSAKRGDTPKSKLKGASKLMAATMSEKQLEELAHTKRKGKPEHDAKT; from the coding sequence ATGCCGGCAAAATCCGCTGCCCAGCAGAAGGCCGCAGGTGCGGCGCTCTCCGCCAAGCGCGGCGACACGCCCAAGAGCAAGCTGAAGGGCGCCTCCAAGTTGATGGCGGCAACGATGAGCGAGAAGCAGCTGGAAGAGCTCGCGCACACCAAGCGCAAGGGCAAGCCCGAGCACGACGCCAAGACGTGA
- a CDS encoding glycosyltransferase family 9 protein, with translation MSTLHQDWMTSIRAGDHARAWELNAREAALRPPGERDNPALPYHLRWVWDLAPLDGCDVLVRCYHGLGDTIQFLRFLPELHRRAASVTLEIQPRLIPLLPTGIADRVVPFDPAHPLKPAERDIEIMELSFALRVAPAECPPPYLQVAPADLPEGTIGLCCSSGDWDAERSFPPELLAPLLAGRECVTLDAQPSALPVRNPQGCPFDMAETAALVAGCALVITVDTMIAHLAGALGKPVWLLLKHAPDWRWAPETGRSEWYPSARLYAQPSPGDWAGAIAALAHDLDLLASPQPEFAR, from the coding sequence ATGTCCACCCTCCATCAGGATTGGATGACGTCGATCCGCGCAGGCGATCACGCGCGCGCCTGGGAGCTGAACGCGCGCGAGGCGGCGCTACGTCCTCCGGGCGAACGCGACAATCCGGCCCTGCCCTACCACTTGCGCTGGGTATGGGACTTGGCCCCGCTCGACGGCTGCGACGTGCTGGTGCGCTGCTACCACGGGTTGGGCGACACCATCCAGTTCCTGCGCTTCCTGCCCGAATTGCACCGCCGTGCAGCTTCGGTCACGCTGGAGATACAGCCGCGGCTCATCCCGCTGCTGCCCACCGGCATCGCCGACCGCGTGGTCCCTTTCGATCCCGCGCACCCGCTCAAGCCGGCTGAGCGTGACATCGAGATCATGGAGCTGTCGTTCGCTCTTCGGGTGGCACCGGCCGAATGCCCGCCGCCCTATCTTCAGGTTGCGCCCGCGGATCTGCCGGAAGGCACCATTGGCCTATGCTGCTCATCGGGCGATTGGGACGCAGAGCGCTCGTTCCCGCCCGAACTGCTCGCCCCGCTGCTGGCTGGCCGTGAGTGCGTTACCCTCGATGCGCAACCCTCTGCCCTGCCGGTGCGCAATCCGCAGGGCTGCCCGTTCGACATGGCAGAGACCGCCGCGCTGGTCGCGGGCTGCGCGCTCGTGATCACCGTGGACACCATGATTGCACACCTTGCGGGTGCACTCGGCAAGCCGGTGTGGCTGTTGCTCAAGCACGCGCCCGATTGGCGCTGGGCACCCGAGACCGGGCGCAGCGAATGGTACCCCAGCGCTCGCCTCTATGCGCAACCGAGCCCTGGCGACTGGGCCGGCGCCATCGCCGCCCTCGCGCATGACCTTGACCTTCTTGCTTCCCCGCAACCGGAGTTTGCCCGATGA
- a CDS encoding alpha-amylase family glycosyl hydrolase: MAQARSTPWWERGVVYQIYPRSFQDSNGDGIGDLAGMASRLDYVAALGIDAIWLSPIFPSPMADFGYDVADYCGIEPIFGDLAAFDALLDEVHARGLKLLLDFVPNHSSDQHAWFRESRSSRDNPKRDWYIWRDPAPGGGPPNNWVSDFGGSSWEWDEATGQYYLHAFLKEQPDLNWRNPELRAAMMEVMRFWFERGVDGFRIDVLWHIVKHEDLPDNPQNPDWTPEIRERDQLLQHHSTDQPEAHAFSAEMRDLADSYGERVLIGEIFLPNDAHARWYGTPERPQVHLPFNFQLVENEWNAASLRRIIADYEASLPAHGWPNWVLGSHDAPRIAARIGEAQARVAAMLLLTLRGTPTLYQGDELGVGEVTIPPERMRDPQHLREPERGIGRDRSRTPMPWSDAPFAGFSTVEPWLPLNDDWRTRNVAAQEVDAGSLLHFYRRLLQLRRAHPALAIGSFALTDADDQVLSYVRREGEETLLVVLNLGIHPRGYVVPARYAVRGTLASTGPERAVDGTVLPDEGLILRLEGEH; this comes from the coding sequence ATGGCACAGGCACGCAGCACGCCCTGGTGGGAGCGGGGGGTGGTCTACCAGATCTACCCGCGATCGTTTCAGGACTCGAATGGCGACGGCATCGGCGATCTCGCCGGAATGGCCTCGCGCCTGGACTACGTGGCAGCGCTGGGCATCGATGCCATCTGGCTTTCGCCGATCTTTCCCTCGCCGATGGCGGACTTCGGCTACGACGTGGCCGACTATTGCGGGATCGAGCCGATCTTCGGCGACCTTGCCGCCTTCGATGCGCTGCTGGACGAGGTGCACGCACGCGGGCTGAAGCTGCTGCTGGACTTCGTGCCGAACCACAGTTCCGATCAGCACGCCTGGTTCCGGGAAAGCCGCTCCTCGCGCGACAACCCGAAGCGCGACTGGTACATCTGGCGCGACCCGGCGCCGGGTGGCGGCCCGCCCAACAACTGGGTCAGCGACTTCGGCGGCTCATCGTGGGAGTGGGACGAGGCGACCGGGCAGTACTATCTGCACGCCTTCCTCAAGGAACAGCCCGACCTGAATTGGCGCAATCCGGAACTACGCGCGGCGATGATGGAGGTGATGCGTTTCTGGTTTGAGCGCGGGGTCGATGGCTTCCGCATCGATGTGCTGTGGCACATCGTCAAGCACGAGGACCTGCCGGACAACCCGCAGAACCCTGATTGGACGCCTGAGATCCGCGAGCGTGACCAACTGCTGCAGCACCACTCCACCGACCAGCCCGAAGCGCACGCTTTCTCGGCCGAGATGCGTGACTTGGCCGACAGCTATGGCGAGCGGGTGCTGATCGGCGAGATCTTCCTGCCTAACGACGCGCACGCACGCTGGTACGGTACGCCCGAGCGGCCGCAGGTGCACTTGCCCTTCAATTTTCAGCTGGTCGAGAACGAGTGGAACGCGGCCTCGCTGCGGCGGATCATCGCCGACTACGAGGCGTCGTTGCCTGCGCACGGCTGGCCCAATTGGGTGCTGGGCAGCCACGATGCGCCGCGCATTGCTGCCCGCATCGGCGAGGCGCAAGCGCGCGTGGCCGCCATGCTGCTGCTCACCTTGCGCGGCACGCCGACGCTGTACCAGGGCGACGAACTGGGCGTCGGCGAGGTGACGATCCCGCCCGAGCGCATGCGCGATCCTCAGCACTTGCGCGAGCCCGAGCGCGGGATCGGCCGCGACAGATCGCGCACGCCGATGCCGTGGAGCGATGCGCCGTTCGCCGGGTTCAGCACGGTCGAGCCCTGGCTGCCGCTCAACGATGACTGGCGCACCCGCAACGTCGCCGCGCAGGAGGTGGACGCGGGCTCGCTGCTACACTTCTACCGCCGCTTGCTGCAGCTTCGGCGGGCACATCCGGCGCTCGCAATCGGCAGCTTTGCGCTGACCGATGCGGACGACCAGGTGCTGTCCTACGTGCGCCGCGAGGGGGAGGAGACACTGCTGGTGGTCCTCAACCTGGGCATCCACCCGCG